The following DNA comes from Rhinatrema bivittatum chromosome 17, aRhiBiv1.1, whole genome shotgun sequence.
ATCTGGGCAACTCCTTGTAGGGTACTGGACGTTGCAAGGCTTGGCTATCATAGTCCCAGGGAAGGATGCCCTCGGTTTAAGTCCGAGCTCTGAACAAGAGGCAGTAAAGAAGGAAGAAAATGCCAATCAGTCCTGCTGAGACATAGCACAGGAGTTTGCGGTTGTCGCGGCCGGAGCGTGTCATGGTGGAGAAGCGTTTCACACTGCCTGTCAACAGGCCTGTCACACTCATGAAATCCGAATCcttaagagaaagaaagaggggaaGGTTCAGTAGAAGATGGCAAGGAGAAATTTTAGAGTTCTGAACATGTTGACATGTAAATACCAATCCTTTGCAGTCAAACAATAAATCTGCTTGCCACAGATCTATATTTTGTTAATTCTTACatttttatattataaatatatatatatagtttgttGGTGCTGTACCTTAGAGCACTAGGTGTATATTGGCAAGTAATAAGTTTTCTACAGTGCCTTGCAAAAAACTTCACCTCTCTCTACAACTGTCATGTTCTCTGCGCTATaaagtacaaatcaaaatgcattgcTTCACTGCTCTACTACTTTCaccatgaaagaacaattatagaaaaaaTTCCCaacatgattttatttttaaattaagtcATGCTTGCATACGTCTTCACACCCTGTCGTAGCAAACCCCAATTCATTCCAGTTCAAAAAACTGATCAAGTATTGCCCAGTTAAATGAATGTTTGGTTGATAGAACTAAATGTAGGTAAAACTGATATCTCGTAGGGCGGGCATAAGGATTTACATAACTGTAATAAAGAGCCTGAATATTTCTATTTCAGTGGTGAAATATTTAGGGTTTAAATTGGACTCCTGTTTGCTTATGTCTGCTGCACACGATGCATAACAGGTTGAAGACGGTTGAAACAGCTTTGTCCACTTCTCATACTGGGTGCTTTGAAAACAGCGATTAATGGCCTAAGTTAACTACTATAATGCTGTCTACTTGGGCCTCCTAGGGAAAGTTACCTGGAAACTCCAGATAATACAGAATAGAGCAGCAAGGATTATAAGCAGTAGTTGGAGGCGGGTTCCCACCTGCTCTTTGCTTTTGAAATTGTATTGGCTGCCGATGGCAAAAAAGGTGCAAATTTAAGATCCTTGTTTTGGCATTCTGACCATTAAGAGGGAAAGGTCCCTCCCACCTCAGCATTTAAATTGCACTGTGTTAATTAAAATAGGAGATCTGTTTGTGTTCATCCGTTAAGACCTTCCTTCAGTAAAACAGAGCATTTTCAACAGTGGTGCTAAAATTGTGGAACAGTCAGCCTTTGTCATTAAGAACTTGATCTATTAAAGGTATGAGCGGATTCTGGTATGCTCAGGGTGAATAATGGGAGGCTAataagagtaatagataagtaatGCTATTTGTACTGTGGTGAGTTATTTTACTGAAGGTTATATTCCCAATGTAATGATGAGGAAGGTAGAGTTTAGAATGTTTTTGTGTTGTGTTTTAATGTCATGGTGCTGATCTGTATTTTTATTTGATATAAAACTATTTGGATATCGtgcacatcctttaaggccgctcctccctccactggaataaTTGtttgcttagagatggcacaaaTCAGCGCATCCCCTCTAGGGAAATGCAAACGTTCTCTCActgccggatccagtgggtatagagcttctaatgctcgtccacctttaaaaattgcttctgGAGCATCCCCTTCCTGCCCAATCAACTCCTGCATGGCTTTTGGTACTAGAAAGTAGGAAGAGGCTCTCCGTACGGAAATCAGaataggattcttctttggttccgttgTAGAGTCCGTCCAAgaaactcccagcatcttcagggtctgggaaaccagggctggcaattcgtCTCCATAGAAAAACTGTAACATGGTCCGAAatggttctaaaccagggggaatttccccatcttccaaggaatctggatccttcTCTTCATCCATGCCATCCGGGTCCCTGCTAGGCATACCTCGATGTTTGCtgataggactggaagagggaaggCTTACCAGCTGAGGTTCCATCCGGACAGGGGAAAGTGAGGCAGCAGACTGCACCTGTacaaaggttttgaaaaattccacccaagagaaggcagccgggtccatgcctagcccaggaggtattGGGTTAGGTGCAAccgaatttccctctcccatggattaCCCAGTCCCGGGGGTACTGAGGGCtagggtacttccagttaaggctgtggctgacccatcctctaaATGacaggagccaggcttagcaaagtctggggaggccaaccctcCCTGTGCTTCCTTACAGTGCTGccataagcaagaatccaggtcagactatgcagctctaatatgacaagcagcacagagagaaaggcgcttatgtttctttgctgccgaaGCCATTGGCAACTGCATGTTCAGTCAGCTTGAACttaaaattttatgtgcacagattttaGGTGCCTAAGCGGGCTGCGGCGAGACGCACGCAGAGCCCATGCACCCGGCTTTACTTGGATTCTGCATTTAGTAAGCTATAGTTGTACATACGCACATGATGTTGTGTGTACAGCGTGTGCGCAGAGCCAACACGCGCTGCTCGTGCTGACGCTCTATGATGGGCAATACAGCACACACAAACGCACGCAAGATGGCGCTGCTGCGGCCTACCACGTGGTGTGCCAACCAAGTCTAAAGCGGAGCCTACTCaatccacttccccttaccccaacaggatCGGGAATGACACTGGTACAGCACGCCGAGCAAGGaaaccagaggaagtcttaccaaaacctctctgaatcaggaggaatcttttttttttgtttgtttttacttacTTGGGTtcagtgcttactggctgagtacagagatggtctccggctgcgggggaagagggctttgGTCGTTAAAgccgtgctcagcttcctgcacccgctgcctttcagctgcttcagcagcaaagtccatgccgggaacagggctactggaccaaggcacacctctgagggatctcagaaattcttaagtgggggagggacctttaggtatcaacACATGAAagtggggctcaatcttttctccaatttaaaagtagaatttcttcttccaaaaggtacagcgatccccatagggaaagcatgtccacatctgctggagccggagaaatactgaagggctgaggtgactgcaggggtgtatctagggtgacgtcagctttgaaacctgactgtctccatctgctgacaggggagcacagacccattggtcctaagtccatctggctacacactaggaataaataaatagggtgtacaagggtgtgaagacttttgcaGAGCTCTGTATGGAGGATGTTATGAAGCAGGTTACATTCACCAGAGATTAAGAATTTCTCTAAACTATATCAAGATAATTGAAAATACTTGTCATGGGGTACCAGGTCTCAGATTGTATTTATCAATCAAGAAGATTGTTTCAAAGTGAGTGGTAAATTGTATACATCCATCTTTCACTTCCCTCTGCTGCTCTAAGAACAAATAAGTCTGACAGCACCTACTAACTTGCtcagctctttgcttcaatgcaTTCCTGTCTGTCAGTGTAAACCCTACAAAATAGCAGCAATGTTTCCAACAATCCTGGAATTAGGATGGTGGCAGGCAGAATTCaatttggaaatgtttaaaaaataaaggtgAACTGTCTTGCACTTAAAGCAGACTCCAGCCCTCAAAAGCTTACACCTCAAATCTATTATAATTGGTCTGTAAGGCATCACCACTATTCAACATGAATACAGAAGAACTGTTTCAAAGCTAAACTTAAGGTACAGAAACAAGCAGAAGTTCTCTATTTTCCTTGGAACAAGCTCTTACCATGCCATCCACATAGGTGTTCTGATCTTCAGCATCTCTATCAATGTCCAGTGCCAGCTGCTCAAAGGACAGAAGAGAGGAAATGTTGGTTTGGGCAAATGCCAGCATAAGAAAGTTTGTGAAATAAGCTTTAAACATACCGATTTAAGCCTGGTGACCTTGGTGGTTAGACTGTCTGCCATCCGTTTATTCTCTGCATCCAACATCTGTTCCACTGCACTGGAGTTCTGAcctgaaggagagggagagaaaagctCTTAGCACCATGCAGAAGTCACATATAAAAAATGTCATTTACCCATCAGAGAATAACCACGTTAGGTGAAACTATAAAGGGCAGCACAAACCAAGAGGGCAAACCATGGAGCACATGAGAAGGCAATCAACCCAAAACAGCAATACTGCTTAGAAAGTATGGGGGGTAACCTACGCAGAGCAATAGTTAAATCCTAAAAGACAggcagtggggtggggggagtgggtgATGGGTTCCAAATGGAAATTTGTATGCACATCTACCCAAAATAGACAAATTGCTagtgggcagattggatgggctatttatttaaaatagttaaacgtttatttttaaacacttttaGCCATTCATGATCAAATAACAGAAGAAACAGTATAGAATGTTGGTCTTTGTCATTTACAAtggcaggaaatattttttcatagaaagggtagtgaatgccctcccagaggaggtggtggagacaaaactgatgacagaattcaaaagggcatggaataaaaaCAGAGGACCCCTTGTGGCAAGAGGATAAAAATGGGGTAACACACGATAACTTTTCTGAATTGAGGTagcctgcacagaacagcagttacaatcTTTGAACTCCTTGCTGAGCACAACAGATGGACCACTTTGTTTTACCTGCTGTCATTTACTCTGGTGATCAATTAAATCTTATTCTGAAATCAGTGTTATCTCACATTGAGTAAAAGGTTTTGGACTTTTGTTAAATAAGATGGTGAAGTTTATTCTATTATTTTAAGGAATTATACATGATCATTAGATACCTAGTTTGGATGGCATACTGCTTTTTTATTAAGAACAGTTGTAACAGGGGAAGGTCCATAGACTAACATTCTGCAAAAGTTTCCACCATATATTTTATAGGAGATGTAACTATATTTAATAGTTACATCTCCTATAAAAATCTTGTTGGTGTAGGCAGAGAAGTATTTCTTTTCAAGATTCTCTCACCAAACCAGTGCAATTCCATAAAAAAATCAACACTGATGCTTTCATGTAtgatttttgctttaattttttatttcaacaGCAACATCACTTCTCAAAAAACACATGCTGCAGTAACAATACAACTAATATTCATTTTGTACATTTTAGGTACACTAATCACACACATTTTGTATAATGAATTAGAAGGAATTAGAAGTAACTTTTCAAATTTTCATAATAAAGCAAAGTGAGTTTGAATGTGTGAGAAGtactcagggccagatttaataGTTTTGCATTCATAGGGTTGGAGATTTGAGGGGGTGGGAGGCCCTGGAGATGAGAAAATGTGAGAAGTCCCTTACTTCCTCCCCCTCAAAGTCCCAGCAGCACCCTTTTGAAGTGGACTGCTGGAGCGGGCTCTTTCTTGGCATAGTTGCACTCCTTTTTTGGCCTGATTATTTGGCACCATAGCCAATTTCCTAAATCCAGACATGAAAATCCGCACACATTTTCTTAGCACccagattattgcattggcctgtaagccTGTACTTGACTCTTCTTCTGTGGTTGTGGGAGCCTGTGCCAGCAGCTCAAAGAAagagcacagcagccacagctaTGCCTATATCTGACTGGCCCCTGGCTGGGCACAACAGAAGAACTTTCCTTGCTGTCTTGACCGGGTTTTAGTGTCCGGTGACGCTTGCACAACTGACTGGAAAACTGGACTGTGCAGTTCAAAACCGGGCAGTTGATGACCCTAGGTCAGGAATGGCCAACTCCGCTCCTCGAGAATCACAAATAGGCCAggctttcaggctatccacaataaaTAGGCATGAGAGAGCTTTGCGTGCACGGCCTCGTTTGTATGCAAAGCTATCCAATACACTGTCATTGTAGACAGCCTAGAAACCTGGTCTGCTTGGGGCTCTCGAGGACcgcagttggccacccctgccctaggaGGAATCCTCCTGAGACGGCAACCCAAAGCGTAGAAAACCGCCGGGAGACGGGGAGTTAGACCAGCAGCTCCCGCGCACGGCTTGGCAGACCTCTAGAAACCTCGCTCTCCGGTAcctgtcctctcctctccctcctcagcgCGACAGTGAGGCGATTCCTTGTCGCTGCCTTACTTTCAGTCCCGTTTCCTAACTCACCTCGATTCCAGTCCGCCATCTTTGTTGCTCTCCCTCGGGCGCTGACGGGGAGACAATGACGCAAACACTCCTGGGAAATGAAAGCCGATGCTGTGGGTTAGACTCTCtcagccaatcagaagcctctTTCCGGTTCGCCACTGGACGATCCTTGCGTTACAAGCCTCGCCATCAGTTAGGGTCAGAGGTGATGTAGCGTTAGCAACCTAGATTTAACCACGCCTCTTACGCGTACTAATTCCCTTTTCTGCAGAGTCCCGTATTCCAAATTTTGTGGCTGTAGAAACAAGTTGTTGTTATAAAGTGCAATCTCGTAGTAATTAATAATTTGAGCTCAGAATGGAAGAGCATATATAAAACGTGGGATACGTTTGGAATGTAAGCAGCAGATAAATGAGATGTAAGGGGAGAGAATGCGTAACATGATAATAGACGCAATGAGATGCAGGGTTCCGAAGAGGCTCGTAAATAAATGCCGAATTTCCATAACATGCAAGCTGTATAAGGAGGTGCAGGGCCAAAGGTGGGCGTGCATATGCGAGGCCAATGGGGATATGTAATAAGATGCGAACAAAACTAGAAACGGGAAGCTATGGAGGAGGCCTGTAATAAGATGCGAATGAGCTAGCGATAGCAGATCGGGTGGCAGTTAGCTAATAAGATGACAGATCGGGAGATATGCAATGAAGCGCAGATATCTTAGTTCAGGGTTTCCCAGCTGGGTTTTCAGTATGGCCACAATACATGTGATTGAGATACATTAGCATATAGTGGGTGCCATCGTGTGcgaatttatctcatacatagtCTTGGATTTCCTGAAAAATTCCACTGGCTGGGAGTCTCCAGCTCCCGGACAGCTTTGGGAAGCTCTGCTAATCTGATGACGTGAGAGACCGCGAGTTCCGAAGCCGGAGAGCTGCGTGAGATGCGAGGCGGACAATGCCCTCCCCCAAATCTGTCGTGGTTTTCTTTTCGTGCCACCTTAAGAGTAGCTCCACCTTAAGGAGGCTATAGTAGGGTTGCGGGCTCCCAGTCCGCAGGCGCCGGCTGGAGCAGCAGAGGATGTGAGTCCTGTCCGTCTCCTTCTCTCCGAGCCGCAGGGACCATGGAGCTCCGGGCTGTGCTGGCAGCGGTGGAGAGTGGCGAGCAGGACACGGTGCTGAGAGCCCTGCAGGGCTACAACCAGGAGGTGAGCGCGCGCCGTCCAATCACGCCCGGCCGAGCCGGGGCCTGCGCTTTGCCGTCTGCCCCTGCAGTGTttggtcctctctctctccagggttTACCAGGGCCTCCGTCCCCGTTTGTTTTGTCCTGCTTCTCAAAATTAGTTAAAATATGTAAAATGTGAAATAAAGTAGTAATTATTAACACTAATGCTCAAAGCAGGGGGGCGGGATGTGCACAGAAGTGATGAGAGCATGGCCTTTAACATAATAAAGATGAAATCTGGGCTTTTATTCTCTGGAACCCTCCAGTTATTGAAATGCAATTCTATAGGCCTAGAGCCTTCCCTTCTCTGTCACAACTTGGACTTTTAAAATACTTCAGAATTAATTCATtagaccagtgattctcaaccttttgtcTGTCGGGATacatctgacagatggttctcacatgcatgacacactgaacatgtgatcatcccagggctaaatgtaaacatgcactctgcatccacaggacccccccccccccctcccctcaacctCCTAACattgggtgcagagcagaactaggacattccccataaaattcaccatataaaaaagatattctggttctgatgacatctcagtaaaggtgaaacaaactccctttactaccaggcacaatagccttccttatgaaaagacagtaatttaccactaatgcatgtcctattgagaaaacacaacaaataagattgatacaaatgcctacatgctagtaaaatatctcacctctgtcacacacacagaactgatcTTCactaagtacagaaaaaccacaaattataaatatggagacagatattggaatggaaacccaaaaaagccactctgcattctgtgcaaaccTAGAGAactggaaagagaaatataacacctaatatactcccaggatctgcaacaATACAACAAACTAATCCGTACaggttacacctgcattatgaaaCACACTcgaacagtaacaaccctacctatgaaaaggcaacgctaCAAATAgcgttgtaagcttccaagttctctctccctgttgattgtaactttgacttattcctaccattGTTATCTGTCATTTTACTTGAATtgctactccagttattcccttgttatattgtaaaccgatccgatatggttatttactatgaaggtcggtataaaaaactgttaaataaataaataaaataaataaataaatattaaaccaggccctaaaacaccaatatactcccaattagggaaacagaacaagccaagctgctagagatccccacacagaaataactgtaaaactatactaataaatgttacaaaacagctgatgaacagaataacatccaacaattaaaagttaataaaaattattaaaatttgtccaaatatcaataaaatatttcaaaacagcagatacatcacataatacccaataattaaaaaagcagtcaatcaagaaaaatacactTAGAAAGCCACCTTTACTTGGGGGGAGAGATCTAAGATGGCGCCTTGAACAGTCGCATATACGGACGCTCCCCAAACTTTCTTCTTACCGCGATCCATTTGCTTCTTTTTTGAAATGCCTCACAAGAGAAAGGGCAAGGTGAGGGTTTATCCACCTGAGCCAACACTCCCAAGTGGGCAGCGTGTCATCCCGCAATTTGCGACGCCACTGAATCCAAATCGGGTCTCGAGCCCCGCTGACGGGACAGGCAGAGGAGAGCCGTCGCCGCCTGGGGAAATATCGTTGACCCCACCAACACCGCGAGAACAGCCGAGGACTACCGCTCCAGACCCCGTTGAGCGTGTGGAGTCGTCTGTAGATGAAGTTGCAGATCTCTCTCACCCGGGTGGAAGCTCAGACGCAGTTTTTGAGCAAGGGTCTACACCACTTCTCTCCGTGGCTCCGGAGGACTCGGCAAGGAGCGAGGTAGGAGCCGAGAGAATACCCCAAACTCGATcaagggaaggaggagaaaatGGAGATAGAGGCGGTGTGAGAAGCCCTTTTCAGGTAATAAGACTGGCTGTAATCACCATGGAATCCCTATGGGATCTGATAGTCGGGATGAACAGGGTAGTAAATGAATATACCCGGGAAATGGACGAGAACTCTTTAAAAATTTCTTCTTTGGAAACTCaattaaaaagaaatagtgaTGAACAAACAAATAATTTACTGCAagtgaaaaatgatttaaaacaggTATCAGAACTGAGTGTGATGTCTTTGAAAGAACAAGCAGCCTCTATGCGTAGGCTAGAATCTATGGAGAATTATTTACGACAACTGAATTTAAGGGTATTGAATTTCCCTAAGGTGGTTGGTGAACCACCTTTAATAACGTTCAGAAGATACTTAAAGGAAATTCTGAAGATCCCTGAGGAGAAGATACCAACACTAAAGAAAATTCTCTTTTTGAAACAAAGACAGACTCAAATTCAGATTTCCCCTATAGGGGCTACGGCTGACTTTGAGAATTTATCTGAATATCTAGAAAGCTCAGGTTTTGAAGTTACAGAAAGATTAGTTTTGTTTGTCTCACTATATTCTGAACAAGATAAAGCTTTACTTATGAAATATTATTTCAAAGTGTTAAATGTTACTTATTTGGGAGGGCTCGTccgtatatttcctgatttatccCGAGTAACCCAGTTACGTAGGAAAGATTTCTTGAAAATGCGCCCAGAAGTCCGTACACTGGGTGGAGAATTTCTGTTGAGATATCCTGCCAGATGCGTAATTAGATACTTAGGAAATGTGTACGTGTTTTATAATCCTGCTCATTTAAGGGAATTTATTGATGCCAAAAAGTCATCCCTTCCATCATAAGGTACTCGCGCAAAAAATAGAGGGTAGTGCCAGGGTGTCTTACTCAAttggttttcttctatttttctcctttattattctttctctctcccttgtaTTTCTTGagtaaatataaaagaaaattctcCTGTTATTATGGAATACCATGGAAAGGAATATATTTCTTATGTGTAAATCTTTTGTTGTATTGCTATGCAAAGTAATTCTTTGTATTATGTTATAAAagattcaataaatataaaataaaaaaaaaaaaaaaagaaagccacctttacttaccctctccagcaactctcctactcctttcccttgcaggccaatagcactcaccagaagcagcaagggctgttgaagctctgtcctcatggtcctctttcttagggctcattatatatatatatctcagtcACACTACACCCCACAACCAgccagtctctcacacatcagtcacctccctgaccagtctcttgtatctcccacacacacacaaacacgtcacctccctgacctgtctctctgtcacacacgtgctctctcactTTGACACATACTGTCAATCACACTGGCACAAACATGCTCTgtcttacatacatgctgtcaatcacacacaaattctctctttccctcttacTCGCTCTCACTCAGGACCCCCTTCCCCCCCGCCCAACACAAATGGCAGTTGcagtagcctcctcctcctccagcccccacggCAGAGAACGAAGAATCCCATTGGCTGCAGGGGCTAACTGCTCTTTCTCCTGTCGCTGATCGCTGGCCGTGCTTGATTTTGGTCCGAGCCTGCCCTTCTGCCATTACTTTACACAGCATGGTTTGCTCTTCCTCCCCCGCACCTCACtggcatcacttcctgttccgggctgggggggaggggcgacAGGAAgagagatgtgcagtcgtttgcAGTGAAATAgcaaatatcgtctttatttcctatttcattgcatttcgggaagcaaaaaaaaagttttttcggGGAGTGTgtacctaaaataaataaataaataaataaataaataaccatcccaaaacccgccccaacccttccatTGGCAGTGGttgcccttgtcacatggtaaaggcaaaggaccactggtgccattttgattactggcagctgatggcccaggaGCGGGGCAGGGACCTTGGGCGAGTCttgaggggggttgggggggtgaggctttatatttaatgaaattggaaggggtggggcaggttttgggttttgttttgttttttttaaacactgctgtCGTTCTTGACGGGACGGCACGGCAGCATTGTTAGTGGAAGAATTTGTGCGTCTCGTGCGCGACTGGGGCAGGCATATATTGTTAGCCCAGTACAAAGCTATCATCCTCCAACTTTTTCGTTGACCCTTATTTTTAGTTAATTTAACTGGTATGAATTTTG
Coding sequences within:
- the BET1L gene encoding BET1-like protein, with amino-acid sequence MADWNRGQNSSAVEQMLDAENKRMADSLTTKVTRLKSLALDIDRDAEDQNTYVDGMDSDFMSVTGLLTGSVKRFSTMTRSGRDNRKLLCYVSAGLIGIFFLLYCLLFRART